One Euphorbia lathyris chromosome 1, ddEupLath1.1, whole genome shotgun sequence DNA segment encodes these proteins:
- the LOC136235578 gene encoding uncharacterized protein isoform X3, translating to MFVCSTCDHSIHVRSSPHQKRILSSYTGCPSAKDFAALWGFAFDEFDKIAGQLQLFSAPRTTSAQPSKATFEFPIETHLSIGSTSRTSKLNYSTLVSGAQTEEGFGSKQTEKLYKGQKQQNIGFILQQILDLKKLQLTEVDNSSSPLMSSLEETDVSSSVFKNSKKYDDSVNHAQQDPDNAECLLRDSLPLSFAQSEDSPLPTTAANPLVGESFCDQLWSQNMQDLGVCEDILCHDDFNIPDVDITFRNFEELFGTEQDPIRGLLDEKNASFSSVEKDMSLDTSHNRNAGKRVDPSVASAVYVSQPVCMNEDTSPSNQTFAFPGSLDYHQTIEPSYSTMSFSMSRFSADGGGIGCLDSGLSPFITGAEGSYHSSDLEGLHSEAKDVTMKRYKEKKNRMKEKQTWYAPRKAGIDVRKRVKGRLAKTEEYDSDSIDITRSY from the exons ATGTTTGTGTGTTCTACTTGTGACCACAGCATTCATGTACGGTCTTCCCCGCATCAGAAGCGGATTCTCAGCAGCTATACCGGATGTCCTTCTGCTAAAGATTTTGCAGCATTATGGGGTTTTGCATTTGATGAGTTTGATAAAATTGCTGGTCAGCTACAGTTATTTTCGGCTCCACGTACTACTTCTGCGCAACCTAGCAAGGCGACCTTCGAGTTCCCTATAGAGACTCACCTGAGTATTGGAAGCACTTCAAGAACATCTAAGCTGAACTATTCAACTTTGGTCTCAGGTGCACAAACAGAAGAGGGATTTGGAAGTAAACAAACTGAG AAATTATACAAAGGCCAAAAACAGCAAAATATTGGCTTTATTCTGCAACAGATTCTTGATTTGAAGAAACTTCAGCTGACTGAGGTAGACAACAGTTCTTCACCTCTGATGAGCAGTTTAGAAGAAACAGATGTATCTTCCTCAGTATTTAAGAACTCAAAGAAATACGATGACAGTGTTAATCATGCACAACAAGACCCTGATAATGCTGAATGTCTGCTTCGAGATTCTTTGCCTTTGTCATTTGCTCAATCAGAGGATTCACCCTTGCCTACAACTGCAGCAAATCCTTTAGTCGGAGAGTCGTTTTGTGATCAG TTGTGGTCTCAGAACATGCAAGACCTTGGGGTCTGTGAAGACATTTTATGCCATGATGATTTTAATATACCAGACGTCGATATTACTTTTCGCAACTTTGAAGAACTGTTTGGAACTGAACAAGACCCGATTAGGGGACTGCTTGATGAAAAGAATGCATCCTTCTCCTCTGTAGAAAAGGATATGTCCCTTGATACATCACATAACAGAAATGCAGGAAAACGAGTG GATCCTTCTGTTGCATCGGctgtttatgttagtcagcctgtTTGCATGAATGAAGATACGAGTCCTTCGAATCAAACTTTCGCCTTTCCAGGGAGTCTGGATTATCATCAGACAATTGAACCATCTTATTCAACCATGTCATTCTCCATGTCAAGGTTTAGTGCTGATGGCGGTGGCATTGGATGTCTTGATAGCGGTCTTTCACCGTTTATCACAGGGGCAGAAGGTTCATACCACTCATCTGACCTGGAGGGCTTACATTCAGAAGCCAAAGATGTTACAATGAAAAGGTACAAGGAGAAGAAAAACCGAAT GAAAGAAAAGCAAACTTGGTATGCACCCAGGAAAGCGGGAATTGATGTTCGGAAGCGAGTAAAAGGACGATTAGCGAAAACAGAAGAGTATGATTCTGATAGCATTGATATAACAAGGAGCTACTGA
- the LOC136235572 gene encoding uncharacterized protein isoform X1 gives MADSTDELEPLFDYRRVQPREFICLDDDGSDTSPHPSQKRRKNCPNPKSVGEDSDDDLKVLETVNCKDKDEEDWLPPPPKVSTDFQNRVGEDATIKELRLKRQELESLAKSGVEVLRAVEESVKRELSTSVAVNGYLETVSEQPMKSICERAKIVISIQNKDELKQFRVYKDDKFERLFKLYADKVQSNIQTLVFSFDGDKISPTATPDSLGMEDDDIIEVHLKKSTR, from the exons ATG GCAGATTCTACGGATGAACTCGAACCCTTGTTCGATTACAGGCGCGTGCAACCTCGCGAGTTTATCTGCCTCGACG ATGATGGTTCTGATACGTCGCCCCATCCCTCTCAGAAACGAAGGAAAAATTGCCCCAATCCAAAATCTGTT GGAGAAGATTCGGATGATGACTTGAAAGTATTGGAAACTGTAAACTGTAAAGATAAGGATGAAGAGGATTGGCTGCCTCCTCCACCCAAAGTTTCCACAGATTTCCAGAACCGGGTTGGTGAGGATGCTACTATAAAGGAGTTGAG GCTAAAAAGGCAGGAACTTGAATCACTTGCAAAATCGGGCGTTGAAGTGTTACGAGCTGTGGAAGAGTCTGTAAAAAGAGAACTTTCTACTTCAGTTGCAGTTAATGGCTATTTGGAAACAGTCAGCGAGCAACCAATGAAGAGTATATGTGAAAGAGCTAAAATAGTAATTTCTATTCAAAATAAGGATGAGCTTAAACAGTTTCGAGTGTACAAG GATGACAAATTTGAACGGCTCTTCAAATTGTATGCTGATAAAGTTCAATCTAATATTCAAACCTTAGTATTTTCGTTTGATGGAGACAAAATAAGTCCAACAGCAACCCCTGATAGCCTTGGCATGGAGGACGATGACATAATTGAAGTGCATCTAAAGAAAAGTACTCGATGA
- the LOC136235578 gene encoding zinc finger protein CONSTANS-LIKE 9 isoform X2: MIFMIPKGNNKMDKICEFCAALKPVVYCKADAAFLCLSCDAKVHSANSLSNRHLRTLLCDSCRNHPAYARCLDHRMFVCSTCDHSIHVRSSPHQKRILSSYTGCPSAKDFAALWGFAFDEFDKIAGQLQLFSAPRTTSAQPSKATFEFPIETHLSIGSTSRTSKLNYSTLVSGAQTEEGFGSKQTEKLYKGQKQQNIGFILQQILDLKKLQLTEVDNSSSPLMSSLEETDVSSSVFKNSKKYDDSVNHAQQDPDNAECLLRDSLPLSFAQSEDSPLPTTAANPLVGESFCDQLWSQNMQDLGVCEDILCHDDFNIPDVDITFRNFEELFGTEQDPIRGLLDEKNASFSSVEKDMSLDTSHNRNAGKRVDPSVASAVYVSQPVCMNEDTSPSNQTFAFPGSLDYHQTIEPSYSTMSFSMSRFSADGGGIGCLDSGLSPFITGAEGSYHSSDLEGLHSEAKDVTMKRKEKQTWYAPRKAGIDVRKRVKGRLAKTEEYDSDSIDITRSY, from the exons ATGATTTTTATGATCCCGAAAGGAAACAATAAGATGGACAAAATTTGTGAGTTCTGTGCAGCGTTGAAGCCAGTTGTTTATTGCAAGGCTGATGCAGCATTTCTTTGCCTTTCCTGTGATGCAAAAGTCCATTCAGCTAATTCACTCTCCAACAGACATCTCCGTACCCTCCTATGCGACTCCTGTAGAAATCACCCAGCTTATGCTCGTTGTTTGGATCACCGGATGTTTGTGTGTTCTACTTGTGACCACAGCATTCATGTACGGTCTTCCCCGCATCAGAAGCGGATTCTCAGCAGCTATACCGGATGTCCTTCTGCTAAAGATTTTGCAGCATTATGGGGTTTTGCATTTGATGAGTTTGATAAAATTGCTGGTCAGCTACAGTTATTTTCGGCTCCACGTACTACTTCTGCGCAACCTAGCAAGGCGACCTTCGAGTTCCCTATAGAGACTCACCTGAGTATTGGAAGCACTTCAAGAACATCTAAGCTGAACTATTCAACTTTGGTCTCAGGTGCACAAACAGAAGAGGGATTTGGAAGTAAACAAACTGAG AAATTATACAAAGGCCAAAAACAGCAAAATATTGGCTTTATTCTGCAACAGATTCTTGATTTGAAGAAACTTCAGCTGACTGAGGTAGACAACAGTTCTTCACCTCTGATGAGCAGTTTAGAAGAAACAGATGTATCTTCCTCAGTATTTAAGAACTCAAAGAAATACGATGACAGTGTTAATCATGCACAACAAGACCCTGATAATGCTGAATGTCTGCTTCGAGATTCTTTGCCTTTGTCATTTGCTCAATCAGAGGATTCACCCTTGCCTACAACTGCAGCAAATCCTTTAGTCGGAGAGTCGTTTTGTGATCAG TTGTGGTCTCAGAACATGCAAGACCTTGGGGTCTGTGAAGACATTTTATGCCATGATGATTTTAATATACCAGACGTCGATATTACTTTTCGCAACTTTGAAGAACTGTTTGGAACTGAACAAGACCCGATTAGGGGACTGCTTGATGAAAAGAATGCATCCTTCTCCTCTGTAGAAAAGGATATGTCCCTTGATACATCACATAACAGAAATGCAGGAAAACGAGTG GATCCTTCTGTTGCATCGGctgtttatgttagtcagcctgtTTGCATGAATGAAGATACGAGTCCTTCGAATCAAACTTTCGCCTTTCCAGGGAGTCTGGATTATCATCAGACAATTGAACCATCTTATTCAACCATGTCATTCTCCATGTCAAGGTTTAGTGCTGATGGCGGTGGCATTGGATGTCTTGATAGCGGTCTTTCACCGTTTATCACAGGGGCAGAAGGTTCATACCACTCATCTGACCTGGAGGGCTTACATTCAGAAGCCAAAGATGTTACAATGAAAAG GAAAGAAAAGCAAACTTGGTATGCACCCAGGAAAGCGGGAATTGATGTTCGGAAGCGAGTAAAAGGACGATTAGCGAAAACAGAAGAGTATGATTCTGATAGCATTGATATAACAAGGAGCTACTGA
- the LOC136208262 gene encoding zinc finger CCCH domain-containing protein 15 — translation MQIGAASSTVKDDRAIHSQSRGYLPNEVHFNSVYSPNQYRLLAPVVDSRFRMEKQDLINRNALFFTRLREAAREVESLRLENAALRSANRELSDHLSCLIQASVQNHCLSAEYDKTPLEILNDFDKLYNISGNGGDEVCDDESPTSVIDVQNGETSERTSLPKSISVRSNGYVKLGEASAKKTRGVTRPKTCPLKTAQKVYVPGGKMEEEPLELEVYNQGMFKTELCNKWQETGDCPYGEHCQFAHGIKELRPVIRHPRYKTEVCRMVLAGDICPYGHRCHFRHVLMEHEVFKPGQ, via the exons ATGCAAATCGGCGCTGCTTCCAGTACCGTTAAAGACGATCGGGCCATCCATAGCCAATCCAGAGGCTACCTGCCAAACGAAGTGCACTTTAACTCCGTTTATAGCCCCAATCAGTACCGCCTTCTTGCGCCAGTTGTGGATTCTCGCTTTAGGATGGAAAAACAAGACCTCATAAATCGCAACGCACTTTTCTTCACGCGCCTTCGTGAGGCGGCCAGAGAAGTAGAGTCACTGCGGCTGGAAAATGCTGCTCTCCGATCCGCGAATCGCGAACTCAGCGATCACTTGAGCTGCCTCATCCAAGCTTCGGTCCAGAATCATTGTCTCTCAGCTGAATACGATAAGACGCCATTGGAGATCCTGAATGATTTCGATAAGTTGTACAACATTTCCGGCAATGGAGGAGACGAAGTGTGCGACGACGAAAGTCCAACTAGCGTGATTGATGTTCAGAATGGGGAAACATCGGAGAGGACATCGCTGCCTAAAAGTATTTCTGTGAGGTCCAATGGCTACGTGAAGTTAGGCGAAGCTAGCGCCAAGAAGACTCGTGGAGTGACTCGGCCTAAAACCTGTCCACTCAAAACAGCC CAAAAGGTATATGTTCCTGGCGGGAAAATGGAAGAGGAGCCGCTTGAGCTTGAAGTCTACAACCAAGGAATGTTCAAGACTGAATTATGCAACAAATGGCAGGAGACAGGCGATTGTCCATACGGTGAGCACTGCCAGTTCGCCCATGGCATTAAAGAGCTTCGCCCTGTCATCCGCCATCCTCGTTACAAGACTGAGGTATGCAGAATGGTCCTTGCTGGTGATATCTGTCCTTATGGTCATCGCTGCCACTTCCGCCATGTCCTTATGGAGCATGAAGTGTTCAAGCCAGGCCAATGA
- the LOC136235572 gene encoding uncharacterized protein isoform X2, with product MADSTDELEPLFDYRRVQPREFICLDDDGSDTSPHPSQKRRKNCPNPKSVGEDSDDDLKVLETVNCKDKDEEDWLPPPPKVSTDFQNRVGEDATIKELRLKRQELESLAKSGVEVLRAVEESVKRELSTSVAVNGYLETVSEQPMKSICERAKIVISIQNKDELKQFRVYKDDKFERLFKLYADKVQSNIQTLVFSFDGDKISPTATPDSLGMEDDDIIEVHLKKS from the exons ATG GCAGATTCTACGGATGAACTCGAACCCTTGTTCGATTACAGGCGCGTGCAACCTCGCGAGTTTATCTGCCTCGACG ATGATGGTTCTGATACGTCGCCCCATCCCTCTCAGAAACGAAGGAAAAATTGCCCCAATCCAAAATCTGTT GGAGAAGATTCGGATGATGACTTGAAAGTATTGGAAACTGTAAACTGTAAAGATAAGGATGAAGAGGATTGGCTGCCTCCTCCACCCAAAGTTTCCACAGATTTCCAGAACCGGGTTGGTGAGGATGCTACTATAAAGGAGTTGAG GCTAAAAAGGCAGGAACTTGAATCACTTGCAAAATCGGGCGTTGAAGTGTTACGAGCTGTGGAAGAGTCTGTAAAAAGAGAACTTTCTACTTCAGTTGCAGTTAATGGCTATTTGGAAACAGTCAGCGAGCAACCAATGAAGAGTATATGTGAAAGAGCTAAAATAGTAATTTCTATTCAAAATAAGGATGAGCTTAAACAGTTTCGAGTGTACAAG GATGACAAATTTGAACGGCTCTTCAAATTGTATGCTGATAAAGTTCAATCTAATATTCAAACCTTAGTATTTTCGTTTGATGGAGACAAAATAAGTCCAACAGCAACCCCTGATAGCCTTGGCATGGAGGACGATGACATAATTGAAGTGCATCTAAAGAAAA GTTAA
- the LOC136235578 gene encoding zinc finger protein CONSTANS-LIKE 9 isoform X1: protein MIFMIPKGNNKMDKICEFCAALKPVVYCKADAAFLCLSCDAKVHSANSLSNRHLRTLLCDSCRNHPAYARCLDHRMFVCSTCDHSIHVRSSPHQKRILSSYTGCPSAKDFAALWGFAFDEFDKIAGQLQLFSAPRTTSAQPSKATFEFPIETHLSIGSTSRTSKLNYSTLVSGAQTEEGFGSKQTEKLYKGQKQQNIGFILQQILDLKKLQLTEVDNSSSPLMSSLEETDVSSSVFKNSKKYDDSVNHAQQDPDNAECLLRDSLPLSFAQSEDSPLPTTAANPLVGESFCDQLWSQNMQDLGVCEDILCHDDFNIPDVDITFRNFEELFGTEQDPIRGLLDEKNASFSSVEKDMSLDTSHNRNAGKRVDPSVASAVYVSQPVCMNEDTSPSNQTFAFPGSLDYHQTIEPSYSTMSFSMSRFSADGGGIGCLDSGLSPFITGAEGSYHSSDLEGLHSEAKDVTMKRYKEKKNRMKEKQTWYAPRKAGIDVRKRVKGRLAKTEEYDSDSIDITRSY, encoded by the exons ATGATTTTTATGATCCCGAAAGGAAACAATAAGATGGACAAAATTTGTGAGTTCTGTGCAGCGTTGAAGCCAGTTGTTTATTGCAAGGCTGATGCAGCATTTCTTTGCCTTTCCTGTGATGCAAAAGTCCATTCAGCTAATTCACTCTCCAACAGACATCTCCGTACCCTCCTATGCGACTCCTGTAGAAATCACCCAGCTTATGCTCGTTGTTTGGATCACCGGATGTTTGTGTGTTCTACTTGTGACCACAGCATTCATGTACGGTCTTCCCCGCATCAGAAGCGGATTCTCAGCAGCTATACCGGATGTCCTTCTGCTAAAGATTTTGCAGCATTATGGGGTTTTGCATTTGATGAGTTTGATAAAATTGCTGGTCAGCTACAGTTATTTTCGGCTCCACGTACTACTTCTGCGCAACCTAGCAAGGCGACCTTCGAGTTCCCTATAGAGACTCACCTGAGTATTGGAAGCACTTCAAGAACATCTAAGCTGAACTATTCAACTTTGGTCTCAGGTGCACAAACAGAAGAGGGATTTGGAAGTAAACAAACTGAG AAATTATACAAAGGCCAAAAACAGCAAAATATTGGCTTTATTCTGCAACAGATTCTTGATTTGAAGAAACTTCAGCTGACTGAGGTAGACAACAGTTCTTCACCTCTGATGAGCAGTTTAGAAGAAACAGATGTATCTTCCTCAGTATTTAAGAACTCAAAGAAATACGATGACAGTGTTAATCATGCACAACAAGACCCTGATAATGCTGAATGTCTGCTTCGAGATTCTTTGCCTTTGTCATTTGCTCAATCAGAGGATTCACCCTTGCCTACAACTGCAGCAAATCCTTTAGTCGGAGAGTCGTTTTGTGATCAG TTGTGGTCTCAGAACATGCAAGACCTTGGGGTCTGTGAAGACATTTTATGCCATGATGATTTTAATATACCAGACGTCGATATTACTTTTCGCAACTTTGAAGAACTGTTTGGAACTGAACAAGACCCGATTAGGGGACTGCTTGATGAAAAGAATGCATCCTTCTCCTCTGTAGAAAAGGATATGTCCCTTGATACATCACATAACAGAAATGCAGGAAAACGAGTG GATCCTTCTGTTGCATCGGctgtttatgttagtcagcctgtTTGCATGAATGAAGATACGAGTCCTTCGAATCAAACTTTCGCCTTTCCAGGGAGTCTGGATTATCATCAGACAATTGAACCATCTTATTCAACCATGTCATTCTCCATGTCAAGGTTTAGTGCTGATGGCGGTGGCATTGGATGTCTTGATAGCGGTCTTTCACCGTTTATCACAGGGGCAGAAGGTTCATACCACTCATCTGACCTGGAGGGCTTACATTCAGAAGCCAAAGATGTTACAATGAAAAGGTACAAGGAGAAGAAAAACCGAAT GAAAGAAAAGCAAACTTGGTATGCACCCAGGAAAGCGGGAATTGATGTTCGGAAGCGAGTAAAAGGACGATTAGCGAAAACAGAAGAGTATGATTCTGATAGCATTGATATAACAAGGAGCTACTGA